The Xenopus tropicalis strain Nigerian chromosome 2, UCB_Xtro_10.0, whole genome shotgun sequence genome window below encodes:
- the trim45 gene encoding tripartite motif-containing protein 45 produces MAENGSRKEAQGRTQCPQCQQPFCQPRILPCLHTLCGGCLAKLEPFSALGKGHSAGTHWSVLCPVCDSEVALPAGGVEELLPDWLAEAEVLLAQVQSGGLALPCDLCREGQAEKRCQECKVNVCEFCCQAHRRQKRTAAHPLHPLQDLSLGTILPPAPCCTLHPLEALGLFCEPCTVPCCRDCAIGHHRGHDLRPAAECAGGHRESLLRALQEAEPHIEQLEAALGGVQEAGKALGQRALGLRAEVEAFIEGYVRAVLEHKAALLRDIEEETQRRQQVLALRKAQLQQQLLDLRTASGFTRDLVARGPDLHLLQAQGLALTRLKELNQGAPRAADQNNPAGIQFSPWEEAGLCQGYQMQGVLQVKAADPGKCEARGAGLQSVCQGQPASFTFFCRTASGDPVLGGQPPSVTIVHKDTDRSLHPSIQDNQDGTFHISYLAPEPGELSISVSLRGQHTPGSPFSVKVRGKSQRHPGIYHCCTFCSSGGQKEARCGCGGTMPGGYQGCGHGHKGHPGQSHWSCCGATKEKSECLGVSSSAPRNLLRTVAL; encoded by the exons ATGGCAGAGAATGGCAGCAGGAAGGAAGCCCAGGGTCGGACTCAGTGCCCCCAGTGCCAGCAGCCTTTCTGCCAGCCCCGGATCCTGCCCTGCCTGCACACTCTGTGTGGGGGGTGCCTGGCCAAGCTGGAGCCCTTCAGTGCCCTGGGCAAGGGGCACAGCGCTGGCACCCACTGGAGCGTATTGTGCCCGGTGTGTGACTCTGAAGTGGCGCTGCCAGCTGGAGGGGTAGAAGAGCTGTTACCGGATTGGTTGGCAGAGGCTGAGGTGCTGCTTGCCCAAGTGCAGAGCGGGGGGCTGGCgctgccatgtgacctgtgcaggGAGGGGCAAGCAGAGAAGCGCTGCCAGGAGTGCAAGGTGAACGTGTGTGAGTTCTGCTGCCAAGCGCACAG GCGGCAGAAGAGGACGGCGGcgcaccccctgcaccccctgcagGACCTGTCCCTGGGGACCATCCTCCCACCTGCCCCCTGCTGCACGTTGCACCCCCTGGAGGCACTTGGGTTGTTCTGTGAGCCCTGCACCGTGCCCTGCTGCCGGGACTGTGCCATCGGCCATCACAGGGGCCACGATCTCCGGCCGGCGGCTGAATGTGCCGGGGGGCACCGGGAGTCTCTGCTCAGGGCCCTACAGGAGGCTGAACCCCATATAGAGCAGCTGGAGGCTGCCCTCGGGGGGGTACAGGAGGCGGGGAAGGCTCTGGGGCAGAGAGCTTTGGGGCTGAGGGCAGAGGTTGAGGCCTTCATTGAGGGGTATGTGAGGGCTGTACTGGAGCACAAAGCTGCCCTGCTGAGGGACATTGAGGAGGAGACACAGCGGAGGCAGCAGGTTCTGGCCCTGCGAAAGGCCCAGTTACAGCAGCAGCTTTTGGACCTACGCACTGCCTCAGGCTTCACTAGAGACCTGGTGGCCCGGGGCCCAGACCTCCATCTGCTCCAAGCCCAGGGCTTGGCACTCACCCGCCTAAAGGAACTGAACCAGGGGGCACCCAGGGCGGCAGATCAGAACAACCCTGCGGGCATCCAGTTTAGTCCCTGGGAGGAGGCCGGACTGTGCCAAGGGTACCAAATGCAGGGGGTGCTGCAAGTAAAGGCAGCGGATCCTGGCAAATGTGAGGCCCGGGGGGCAG GTCTCCAGTCCGTGTGCCAGGGGCAACCCGCCAGCTTCACCTTCTTCTGTAGAACTGCAAGTGGGGACCCCGTGCTGGGGGGGCAGCCGCCAAGCGTCACCATTGTACACAAGGACACAGACAG ATCTCTCCATCCATCCATCCAAGACAATCAAGATGGCACCTTCCACATCTCCTATTTGGCCCCGGAGCCCGGGGAGCTCTCCATCAGCGTCAGCCTGAGGGGCCAACACACCCCG GGCTCTCCATTCAGTGTGAAGGTGAGGGGCAAATCTCAGCGACACCCAGGCATCTACCACTGCTGTACATTCTGCTCCAGCGGGGGCCAGAAGGAGGCTCGGTGTGGATGTGGTGGCACCATGccag GTGGCTATCAGGGCTGCGGCCATGGTCACAAGGGCCACCCTGGCCAATCCCACTGGTCATGTTGTGGAGCCACCAAGGAGAAATCAGAGTGTTTAGGAGTCAGTTCCTCTGCCCCCCGAAACCTGTTGCGCACTGTGGCTCTGTGA